A window of the Synechococcus sp. JA-3-3Ab genome harbors these coding sequences:
- a CDS encoding queuosine precursor transporter, which yields MSERVFERAYRHLDAVTALFVAVLLISNIASTKIVLLGPFTFDGGTVLFPLSYIFGDILTEVYGYARSRRVIWLGFISAALMSATLMIVGSLPAAPDWPYQEAYKQILGLTPRIVLASLIAYWSGSFANAYVLARLKVWTRGRWLWTRTISSTLVGQAVDTGLFILIAFWGVFPGLMSLIVSNYVFKCAVEAVCTPLTYVITGWLKQQEQEDYFDVATDFNPFRMQSVSG from the coding sequence ATGTCTGAGAGGGTTTTTGAGCGCGCCTATCGGCACCTGGATGCGGTGACGGCCCTGTTTGTGGCTGTGCTGCTGATCTCCAACATCGCCTCCACCAAGATCGTGCTCTTGGGGCCGTTTACGTTCGATGGCGGCACCGTCCTTTTTCCCCTCAGCTACATTTTCGGCGACATCCTCACGGAGGTCTACGGCTATGCCCGCTCGCGGCGGGTGATCTGGCTGGGATTTATCTCGGCGGCCCTGATGTCGGCGACCTTGATGATCGTGGGATCCCTGCCGGCAGCCCCCGACTGGCCCTACCAGGAAGCCTACAAACAGATTCTCGGCCTTACCCCGCGCATTGTACTGGCCAGCCTAATTGCCTACTGGAGCGGCAGCTTTGCCAATGCCTATGTGCTGGCCCGCCTGAAGGTGTGGACGCGGGGACGCTGGCTGTGGACACGCACCATCAGCTCCACCCTGGTGGGCCAGGCGGTGGATACGGGCCTGTTTATTCTCATCGCCTTCTGGGGGGTGTTTCCCGGTCTGATGAGCCTCATTGTCTCCAACTACGTGTTCAAGTGTGCCGTTGAGGCGGTCTGTACGCCCCTGACCTATGTCATCACCGGCTGGCTGAAGCAGCAAGAACAGGAAGACTACTTTGACGTGGCAACCGACTTCAACCCTTTCCGAATGCAGTCCGTATCTGGGTAG